Sequence from the Babylonia areolata isolate BAREFJ2019XMU chromosome 25, ASM4173473v1, whole genome shotgun sequence genome:
TAGGCTGGATTTGCACCAGAAAGTGGTCCATGGCAATGCAACTTCCTTGAAATCCCTCCTCCTGAATACTGACGGCAGTCAAAATGAACCCAACGTGGCTGGTAATAGGCTGTCACAGAATCATGCCAACAATTTCTCTGGTCACTGTACTAGGAATCAAAAGCGACTGTACAGAGCTTTTGCTCTAAACCGAGCCCGAGCTGGTTTGAAAAAGTTGCCAAAATGGGATGACTCTCGACCAGTGCATGCCTTCTGGGCACCCAAACGTTCTTGCGTGGCATCACCAGAAAGGCATCCATCGTGTTCAGTGGGCCAGGATGATTTCATGAGCCAGTGTGGCCTTGTGTCCAGCACCAGTGCCGTGGATATCAAGGCCAACAGTGAGAAGCACGAGGATGTGAACCTGGACTGTCAGATTGTGGCAGTGACAGGGCTTGTGTGTGATGAACCGCTGCAGTCTCCTCGCACCACGCGCTCTCTTATGTCGCAGCTGAGTCGGGAGAATGCTGAAGCGGTGCGCAAACGCCTGAGCTTTTGCCTGGACAGTGAGGATCAGGAAGGCAGTGAGAGTGAGACTTTGGACTCGGCGGCTGCCCGACGCTCAGTTCAGGTGTCCCTGCTGGCCATCGACTTTTCTTCACCTCTTGGCCAGCGCCTGAAGAAACACATGAAGGGCGATCTTGTGGTACCCCCCATCACTGACATTGAGCAGCATTGTATGACCATACCTGTGCTGGATGAAATGGCTGCCAAACTCCGTCATCGTGCAAACGAGTATCCCATCATGcacaggaaaagaaaggggattGTTACAGGTTACTGCCACACTTTCAAATTCAACAGTGCCGAAAGGAGAGAGTTTTTACGAACATTAAAAACTGGTTTGAACGCAAGAAGTCGGAGACTTTTGCGACAAACAAAGAAGTCTGCTGTGCGTCTCACTCGTCTGCGAGCAGAAGTGATACGCTATTGGACAGTAAAGAGGAGAACAATTGTCAATGAAGAAATCACAATTGATGATGATCTTTCAATTGTTCAGGTGGACGTTCCTGAACATCTCTTCAATGCTGTTAGAAAAATGTCTGTGCCTTCTCAACGACCAATGCATTACAGGGACCAGCCGATGGACGGAAAGTACTTTCCTAGTCAGGAGGCTTACCCCATGGCTTACCAGAGTATGGCAGCTTCAGGTCCCCGTCAACTTTCTAGTCACTCACAGATGAACCATCATCTGTCTTACTCCTAtccctcctcttcgtcttcagGCCCGGTGCCCCAGTTTTTGGTCAAACAAGTCAGCAAAAACTGGACAGAGAATGGTCAGGAGTCCCAAAAGCTGGTGTTTGTTCCCCTGGCTGAGGCAGGACATTCTCAGCACCCCAATGTTTCAGTCAGAAACATGGCAGGAGGATCAACACAAAGACCTTTCCCGAAGTCTTCCAGTGGAATAAAGAAATCATTGCCCAGGCATTTGCGTCCATGTCCCAAAAGCCAGCGTAAacgccagccagacagagaagacagtggtgaagagTTTGTCATAGAGACTGCGTCCTCTTCTTCGGATGAAGATCATGACAGTTCTGTCCGGTGTAAAACAAGTGAGAACCAGGAAAGTGGAGTGTATCCCTTGTCTCTGTCTAGGGCTAGGGAGATGGTGTCGTCCTCTTCTTGGGGCATGGCCGACAGACCGGTGCCACAGATGCTGCATGTTGCGAACTCCACCTCGGCTGGTGTGCCGGTGTCAGGGCTGATGCCATTCCCAACAGGCATGGTACCGGTCTCCCCTTGGGAACACCACATGGAACCCCTATCGGGAGGAGGCTTAAAGCCACTAGGTCGCGGGCTGTCCTCCACCACTGAATCTGTGGATCAACATGCAGAACTTCGCAAACATCTGACCATGTTCACTTCTGGATCTACAGCTGCGTCTTCACTACTTAAGCCTGTTGACGAGGAAGCAGAAGACAACAGAAGCTTAACCGGGGTTAACATGAGCAGGGACGGTGTTCCACATCACAGCGCAGGTGGTGTTCACAGAGCAGGCGACTACCATAAACAACATGCGGCTGCCACTTCTTCCAGACACGTGGCACCAGTTCAGCCAAACTTCCTGCAGATACCACCTGATCTCCCAAAGCTGTATGACTCAAGCCAGAGAGATCACCAGTCTCGACCCCAGCACACTGGCCATCAAGCCTTAGCCTCCTCGTCGCATGTTAATAGCAAGCCTCCTCTTCTTCAGGGTCCATCCCAGCTCCCTGTGAGCAATCAGAGTCTGAAGCAGCAGCAGGCACTGGCCAAAAACAGCAGTGGCGCACATCACCCGAACATTCTGAGAGGCCCTGGCAAAATGCAAAGTGCTGCTGGTGTGGCTGCCTCTACTGTCTCTGGAGGGAAGACATCTGTAGTTAACAAGATGTGCAATGTGGAGACGAAACTGTCTTCTTCGAACAAAGTCCGTTCTTCCAGTGACTGGACAGTAATACGagccagtgatgatgatgtggtggaggTAATctgcattgatgatgatgattgaccaCGCAGTTTGATTAACAGTCTTTCTTTTCAAGGGGGGTTAATAACTCTTTGTAAAGTTTAGTTTAATTGTTttctaatgaaaaaaaacaaaacaaacaaaaacaaccctgaaAAACCTTTAAAGATCTTGGCTAGTGTAATGGTGAGAGTGTTAATGTAGATAACAACATTCCTCCTGTGTGTGTAGATAACATCATCAGCCAAGTGCCTATAAATTATTAAGGTTTACAGATTTCACACATTTCGTTTGTGGATGGTGTACTACCAGTGACCATGGGTGATCATGAATATTTAATTGGGAAAACAAGTTTTTGTTTGCAGAGCTGAATGGAGTTTTGATTTGTGGTGTGGTATTCAAGCTGTTGGGAAGATTTAAGTGTGGCACACTAACCTCAGTAAGTGACGGTGctttgtgtgaatgtgattgtAAAAACGATTTGGAATACCTTATAAACGACTACCAGTACCACCGCCAGCACTGTACAATACTTGATGCATTGTTCTAGTTTGTATTGTGAAAGAATGCTTTGAAGACATGTCACATACATATTTTATTTATAATTTATTCGTAATTTTAGATTGTTATTTTAGGCACTGTCTTGTTGCATTATTTGACTACAGATTTCAGTACCAGTTCTGGGGCAGTAGGGGTTCGATTGTGAGGAAATGACTGATGATTTTCTTGTGGGTTTATTCTTGAAtgtggagagagaagaacaaacttGAATTAAAATTAAGTTTAAACTTTGATTAAAATGAATAAGTATGATGTTTGTGTGATTTCTGAGAAATACATGCAACTTCCCTATCTCctcttttaaaaaacaacaacagcagaacttATCACTTTTAATTCACGAAATGCAGGAAGATATTACAAGTGCAGTAAATGAGTAATAGTATTGAGTTAAGCAATGCTGccagatatatatgtattttgaAGTATTCAACCAACTTGTGTTCTTCATTTGTGTCTTATCAGGTTTTGGCTGTGGGATATTGTTTCTCCATCAGTGTTTCCATGTGTGCTTAAGTTAAAGCGTTATGAAATTGTTAAACTAATATGACtcagtgacgaaaaaaaaaaaatgctctggAACCAGAATCTTGGGTGTTCAATTCATTTGAaaacatgagagaaaaaaagaaaggaaaaaaagggggggggggggtagtggtgtagTGCATCAAATTGAACCTACAGAAAGTTGTGAAAGACTCTATTCAGTCTCTATGGTTCAGTCTCTGTTATTTTGGATAGGCCAGACCACATAGACAAAGACCACCTGAGGCTTTTCATTTTGTATTGGCCGTTGCATTGCAGTTGATACAAGTGTtgtgtcctttttttgttttccagaaCCTAAACTGCTGCTGCAACAGTTAGGCCTAATAACTAGTACAAGATTATAAAGGCAAGACAAAAGTGTGCTTTTCAGAGTTTCCTAGTTTTTCATTTTACTTTCCAGTGTTGTTCACTTATTTGATATGTTGGTCCTTCCATAGATTTGAAGAACCCCGTTTTTTCAGAGCATCATTcagcctctttcttcttttttttttttttttcttagatataacaacaaaaaccccaaagccTGTGAACCAATGCTGCAATAAAAGTAAGGATGTCTCTTGGTGCATGGGCGCAACAATGACAGTACAGTTCATCATTGTGCTCCCAAGCTTCCCTTTCTGCAGAACATAACAAGGGATCTAACCAGTCATAAGGTTTAAGCCAGCAAAAATGGTATGGAACAAGATGCActgtcggtttcagtttcaaggaggaaaGTGTGCGAACTGATCCATGTATGCTGCACCACACCAGCTTTAAGAGacaaaggggggggaaaaacccacagatgcctgacctttgcaagAACCCAACTTGCTGGTTAGGGGACGATGTCAGCTTctgctaatgataatgacaatagtgTGTGTGAAATCTTCACGTGTTTGATTCATGTGCGTGGGAGTGTAATTGCAAGGTTCGTTAACATTTTTCTTACATTTTAAGTCAGTAGATCCTTATTGAAAGCTGTGTGCAGGTGTATCGATCTGGCCCCTGGTACTGGACTAAAATGTAGACCTGTCTTGAAGCTGGATTACATCAGTCGTTGACCTCCTCACTAAACGCTGGTGGGAGGATGCTCATTTTGACAACATCCTCAAGTGCACTCAAAGTGACACTTTAGACTAGCATGCACATGCATAATATCATCATGTACACCATCTTAACCTTAGAGTCAGAtatactacatatatatatatttgtataagcTTATCATTCCACATGTTATTATGTATATAAACACCTTATTCTTGAGGCTAGTGCACTCATTTTACAACATAGTTATGAGGTCAAATCAAACTTGTTGCACACTGGACAGCAAAGGGGAAGGACACTTCATACACTTACAATCCCACCTGTTTTGTATTCTTCGAATTGCATCACTTTGCAATGAAGTAccagaattggaaaaaaaaaaaaaaaattgtattaatTTCAGCTTATGAAATCAAATATCCAAAAACTAAAAGCAGATCAAATTACCTGTTTTAACTTTGAAATTGGAACGTTGAAACTTGATCGTGGAATTCAGGCCAAGAGGCAACACGGAAATATATGCAGGAATCGTCCCACATTTCCTCTGCCATCCCCATCCTAGAATGTAATCACCAGCACAACCAATGTAATCAAGGAACTTTTTAAGAACAATGGCAAAATGCCTTTTTTTACTGCAACAAAGTCAAAGGAAAATCAGGCCTGCTATTCCTGATGAGTCAATTTCAGTTATGGTCTTCAGCATTTGTCCAGCTTTTCCAGTGCTTATCCAGATTAACTCCTTTAGTGCTACAGcacgtatcacctacgtgcatagtaacgtcactgatgaagggaaataactctggaaggctgaaaattcacacagtttatctagagtggtatatcttcagaccattttctcagttttaggcttattgtttcggaaagttatatgactcgaaacaccactttctactgtgttttttttttgttttgttgggttttttttctccagcactgAAGGGATTAACACTTGCCTCTGACTGATTGTTGAAACTGTCGTGTCCAGGCGTTGGCAAAAcaccctttcttttgttttgtcagcAGAGGCAGAtgcaccatggcagaatcagttaggtgTTAGACTTCTTTCTGATCCAGTGTGCACCAGTGATCAGATTTTGAGGTTTTATTTCGGCATGGTTTTGTGTACTTTTGAGAGGCACATGACTTGATACATTATGGCGAAAACAATTCCATGTACCACCTATTCTGTTTGTCAGCTGTCAGTAGTTTGGAGGTTTACCAGATAATATGAGGAAGTGTATGGGAACAGTAacaaaacatttgtgtgtgtgtgtgtttattttcaaaCCTAAGAAAACCTGAGGGTCACACTTCCATTTAGATACCTAAACAAAGCACAGAATGTTACCTCCTAAACTTGCCTATAATTCAGCATCCAGGGCTAGAAATTCCCAGATAATTTATTGTTGCCCTAGAGACCAGTAGATTTATTTCTTAGTAACTTGACTCTCCAAATTACTACAAGTTTGCTTTCCATAATTAAGAGACGGTTGCTTCAAGTTACCGCCAACTTTGCGCAGTAGCCAGTCAGCAGGCATAATTCCGATAAGTAATTTGAATTACAAGGAGAGCTGGGTTGGGGATGGAGGTGTTTAAGTAAAAAGGGGAAGATGGAAGCTGCGATCGGTCTGCACTGAAGCTGACTGCACAGTCACCACCCTTTCAGTGACTTTCAGAAATTGGCTGTCCAAAGGAcgagtgaagagaagagagaatttCCACTTGTCTGCCAGAAGGTTTAGCTGTCTGGGAAGGGTGTGTATTTCAAGCCCTGGCATCCCTCCTGCAtctcccaccaccacttcctGTGCATCTATCTCCCTGTTTCCTGTCCCATTCCTGCCCCATCTCCCAAGCCATGTAGAAAAAGTTACATCTTCATCATTTAAACGCAAACTGAGCTTCTTTGCTTCGAAACAGTTTTAAGTGCAATTTATAACGTGATGTCAGGTTATCCATTTATTCACAAGTTCTGTTTCACAACATATTCCATGACTCAGAAAACAAGTTGTGCATTGTATCTGGTTTTATGAAAGCCATCCACAGTCAAACTTAATCATGAATTTCGATTTGAAGGGATTTTCATCTGTGCTGGTGAAGGACTTGTAGCTAAGGGTCCACCAaagtttttttgtcttctttttttctctctctctctctctctctcttcttcagttGATGAGATCCATTGTGTATGTAAAATGTATGATGTCGAGTTTCTGTCATGTCATGAAACAaattgtgtacatatatatagcaTTGCCAAACTGTAGTTTATGTGTTTTTGGTTGGGCTAATAGTGAATGCTGTTGGTTTTCTGAAGGCTGAGGTGGTGCAGTGTTACGGGTGATTGAAACTTCATCATTGATTTGGTGTATGAGCTAGGTAAATACATGCTGTGATTTATTATGAGGATCACCTGGCCTTTTGCTTGGTGACTGATTCATATTCGGAGTATGTGTTgtaaaggagagaagaagaaaaaagaatcagaTGGTATTTTCGAAATTTTGATTCATCATCTCATTGACTTGTGACTAGATATATCATCAGTGCTACTGATGTGCATCTTTGCCAACAATGCAATATCATATGTTGTAAAGTTTGTCTTATGCATTTTCTAGGATGTCACATTTTTCTTCCTCCGTTCCTTCTCTTACTGGAACTTTACTGATTTAGAGTTTCTCAGAAAAATGGATATGTGCCCATGATAGATGATGTTCTCTGTGGTACCAGTGCAGTTTTTATAAGTTCAAACTATCACATTTGGTAAACTCTCATTTGCTTCCCAAGCACAGTTTTGAACAAATGCTATTGGATGAATGAActtcgaaatttttttttttttttttttttaaattattgagggttttttgtgtttttttgtggtggaatgaggggggggggggataagtacaaatggcttgttttcatcctacccttgtgaaaagggaaaatataacaaacacgCAATACAAAAGTGTAAGATTACATACCAGTAATTGAGTTTCAAATTATGTCTGTGAATGGAGCCAGTGTGAGTAGGGGAGTAGAGTGAGTGAACTGAGTATTCATTTGACAAAATATCTTGTTCAAGTCATGGCGGGAAAGTAATGTTTGTAAATATGTAGATGAATAGTCTCTGGTATCACATTGCCACCAATTTGACTAATTCTTCAAAACTCGGTAGCATAGGGCCACAATAGCACTCCTGGTGGACTTGTGTGATTCTGGGCTGCCCTCTTCAGCTGGgtccatgtctgtctggctgccttcATCTTATCTGTCCACAGTGCATCATCACTATCTTGATCTTGATGAATACGTTTCAGAAGCCAACTTTGGTTTTTGTGAAATGGacaagaggtgagagagaacCAACCTGCTTTTGGAATGACTGGACACCTTGGTGTTGAAATGGCAGTTCAGGGGGTTCCCAGTCTGTTCTTGTCTGGTGGAAGGAGTGAGTGCCTGGGTTGGTCTGTGTTGGCATTGGTACtgtaaccccttgactgctgaaccttggtcaGATGGGATTAGTATGGCAGGAGTTTGAAGTTGAGGGACATACGTTTTGTGTACTGCTTGTGATGTGATTGATTTTGCAAAGCAAAAGCagtgcaatcccaagaggaagaagttcagAATGTGTTGACAAATTACCTGACCTGCTAGCTGTCTTATATCATTGAGGTGACGGCCCTTTACTGACAAGcctacttgtcagcagcagtcaaggagttaaagcATTTACTGTTGTTGCAGACACTATTCTCAGTGGTATTTTTTGACACTAGATCTGTTGATTCTGGGATTTAAAATGTTAATTTGGCATCTGTTGGGTTTGTCTagcaaaaaatgagaaaaaagtcAGAGGAGACATTGCCAGCATCCTGTTCACCTGTACATGAAAGCTAGATGTAGTTTGTGTCTGGTCTAAAGACTTTGGAAGATGGAGTTGTCTGTACATCTTGGCAACTTAAACCCTAAGGTGGTGATGCCTGCAAATCTTGGTTACTCGTACCTTTAGATGTTTCTAGCGAATCTGGGTAGCTTCTACCTTATTGCTGGAACGAACAATGTCTTGTGTGATGATATGTGCTGCTGCTCTGTTTTGGCTCCCGTTCATCTTTCTCTCAGCATCAGTCTGGGGTCCCAGACAGCTGTGACAAACTCGAGGATGGATCTGACTAACAAGTTGTAGAATTGTATGGCAACAATCTGGGCAGTGTTTAAGGTTGCAAAATTTCCACTTGAAACCAATAAAAAGTTTTGAGTCTGAAAGCTGAGGTTGGAGATAGCTTTCTTGGTAGTCCACCAGTTGATATCTTTCCACTTTTCATTTTAAGGTTCCACTCCAGTGCTTGTCTGGGGGTGATGTTTGTAGGCTTGCACAGGGCGTGTGGCCAGTCCAGCACTACTTTCTTTTTCCTCATTGTAACTTTGCTGATgggaatatttttttcttttctattttttgcaCAGGTTGGCATTGACATTGTTTCTAGCCACCTAACGCCGGTAATGTGTCTCGGACATGTTGATGACGTTCTGGAGTTTGTCAGTATTTGACTTAGTCCCTTATCTGTACAGTATGGATGGAAGGATTCAACATTTGTGTTGACTGTCATCACTTTGTGGAACTTTGAAGAGGCCTGTGGAGTTACATGATGGTGGCAGTgttgaatgcatgcatgtctgcCTTGCCACAGAAGGCAACAGTAATGCTCTAAGGAGCTGTCAGAACAAAATTAAGAAATGACCCCCTTCCTGATTGTATTttggcctctttttttttattttttataaattaaCAAATGATAAAGGAGTCAGgttgttttttgtcatgtttTATTGTGCCATGTGACGGGTACAACAACCAAGTGGTTGAAGCAGTCGGcttcaaatctgagggtcctgggttcaaatcccaacaATATGCCTGGAGGGTTAAGGGTCAAGATTTTCCTGATTTTCCAGGTCAGCAGatttgcagacctgttagtgcctgaagccGCTTCATGGTATCCTGTGTTCCATGTTGGCATTAGTGAGTTGGGAAGACAAGAGCATACCTAGCATGCATAGCGCcggaaaaccgagtatggctgtgAACAAGCTGGGTTTAAAACAGTCAAGCTTGTAAAAGCCCACCCTTGCAtgtgagtgaaggtgggagttccTGTCAGTGAAGGCAGACGAGGAAGCAGCTGTCCTATTTCTACCACTTTTGGGGAGAGAGGATAGGAAATGTACCAAGGTCAAGTTCTCAGTGTAGTCTGGCAGTAGTCAGTTCAAAGAGATTATAGCAGCGATAGAGAACTCAAGTTAATACTGTTTGAATGATTTATTAGCTAACCGCATATCTGAGAATGTTTCTGCTGTTGAATAATGTAAAGAAATGAATACAGTATAACTTGTTGAGAGTGGAAGATACGGTGTTTCAGTTTTCACCTGGGAAGAAAAATAATTACAATAATGTGAATATTTACTTTGGTGGTAAAAGTGCTGCCCAGATTTTGATGTCTGCTTGGTTCGGCTGTTGATATTCTGTTTCTATACTTGAGTCTTACTTGTGCAATTTCATGTCCATTTATTtctggaaagaaggagagaaaaaaagattgtaTATGAATGATGGTGTGGGTTGAGTCTAGAGAATGAAATAAATATTCTCCTTGGTTTTAATGCATTCAGTTCACTTCTTTGATGATCTGATAGTGAGTTCTCATTCCTGTCCGTTTGTTTCATAGGTTTTGTTGAGAATACTATTAAACAGTCGTCAGAGTGAGAAGCTAGTGTGAAATCAAAAGAATGGTGGCGCTCTGTTCAGAATCAAAGTGTGGCTTGTCACGTATTAATTTTATATGACAAACTGTTTTCTGTCACTGTATTCACAGTTCTTGCTGTCTTGTATTTGATTTTCATTGTCACTGTATTTACAGTTCTTGTCTTGTAAATTTGTATATGGTTTTCATTCTGTCACTGTGTTAGAAATGATTTTCCTTCTCTGCTTGTCGGTTGTTTGTTAGCTCAGTCTTGTTATCGGTTATCACAAATTCAGAGGCTTAGTCTTTACCTCAGCAAGGGTTTTatttctcccttgtttttttttgttttgtttttctctgaatAGTGGACTCCACACAGAAGTttcctctgtatgtgtgcatgtgtgtgtgtgtgtgtgtgttcgtgtgtgcgcagTATGAACTCTGTGGTGGAAATAttgctttgtttaaaaaaaaaaaaaaagaaaggttagtGCAGGGGTGTAGTGAGGTATGGTTTGGTTAGTTTATGAGTTTGGATTGATAGAGGGTTAATGCCTCCCATTGTCCACGTGGCTTTAACAAGTACTACTTTATGTACAATACCAAAGAGGGGATCAGTGTTTCTCCTGGGAAGAGAAAGTAATGGGAATAACTCCTAATTCTGATGTTTCTATCTCCAGCATTTATCTtttagtatttttgttttgtatttatttagcatcaggttgtttgtgtgttcatttggCTTGCCCActttttgtttgactttgaagATGCTTCTTTTAGTCATTTGGCAAATACCTGCTTTCACAAATCACAGCGttcactacatacatacacacacgcgtgcgcacgcacagtATAAAATGCTACTTTTTTTCAGACCGTACACAGGAATTAAGACTTCCTATTAGGCATGTGCACTGACACGCAATCCACTTCTCAGTAAATGAAGATAAACATAACTTGTTACTGGTCCATGGCACTAGCTGAAAAATTATGACAAAGCTGATGGAGTTAAATGACCTGTTGATTGACGCCCATCAGGTCAAGTTGTACAGGACTGTGGTAAGGTTCTGTAGATGGTGGTATGGTTGGAGGGGTTGGGTCCTGTTTTGTATTTAACGTGGCTAACCGTTTTAtacagttgggcagtcctgatacagTCCTTTGCGGTTGGCTGGACTCTGTATAAGAAACGGTGTCAGATTTCATTGACTGTCTTCAGAGGAGAATTGAATTGTACAAGTGCTGTTGATGTATTGTACAGATGTGATGTGCCCTGGGTTTTTTTGGATGTTGTTCATGACTTACATCAGTGTATGGTGGTTATGGCAGTTTTCTTCCAGTTCTTTgcaatacattgtgtgtgtgtacttgtcaatattctgttttgttttgttgttttttcttctccagatGCAACAGTTATATGTTTAATGCGGTCAGCGTTTCAAATGTAGTTTGTCATTCcttatatggccctgtgcagtcaccTGGACTATAAGGCTGTAATTTGTTCCGTGTATCTGTGAACAGAGTAGATCTTGAATCCAGATCTTGAGTTCGTTTCACAGAAGCGTTCATGGTGAGCCAGGGGGGGCCTAACCCCTATCCTATTCAGGGGATGTTACTAGCATGTACTATGGATTCAGGAACAGGATTTGTCATCAGGTGATTAACATCTGGATATCTGCTACAAAGGCGACAGTGTCAAATGTCGGATattgatcttctttttcttcttcgtttgtgggctgtgactccatgttcacttgtaagtacacgagtgagcttttgcGTGTATAACAGTTTTTTATCctggccatgtaggcagtcatacagaTGTTGGTTTGATACAAAAGAGAACTTTGATTGCATCActttggttgtgtgcgtgtgtttgagcagTACTGAAATGGATTGAAACCTGTTCAGTCATGTTAGCTGTATGTAATAAATTATATTCTGATTCAGGTTTTCTCTGACACATTTGTAGAGGGAGCCTTTGCACACATTTGGAACATCTGTGATTGTGATGAGCAGGAAGGTTCAGAGTGGGGCTTTTTTCAGGGGGGGGGTCATCCTTTCTTTCCTCATGAAACAGATATTGTCTCACTATTAAGAGGTATTCCCCCTTGAGAAAGAGGTATTGTCAATAAAATGTaccacatgcacacgtgtgtgttcacgcacacacacacacgctcacaaccCACAAAATTTAGATCTGTGCATCACATGTCCATTGATGCTTAGATTACTGCAAACATAACAAGTCTTGTACATACATACCCCTTAGTTCAATGTTTCCCACAGCCAAAATATTACCCAAAGGCATAAAGTGTGACCTCATCAATATTTATAATGTGCAGGTTTGTGCAAGGACTTGCAAAACTTTCATATCAGTAGAAAATATGGATACCTTCATTGTCTGAGGAacactacatacatatatatttatatattgctCCTATTCTTAAACATGTAAATTCTGTTGTGCTGCAAAATTGTTTGGGATCGTAAAAGGGTTGATAAATattatagactcactttgtgttcACATGAGTTAACTCActtgggacgacaagttttctcccttgcttttccccacagacggcccatttgtaagggttagggaaaaaattacaaaaaatacaaaatactgtataAGAAAATGAATCTTTCAGAACTGggttattacgtgttgagctattacatgtaaaaaaaaaatcaaatttctcatcttatttttacag
This genomic interval carries:
- the LOC143299368 gene encoding uncharacterized protein LOC143299368 yields the protein MTVETLVMMDELPSLSFKSKYSPKTQMYPQQGTVSGNLDRHGAMSQAVSRGVSCSICGQHFIEEHRLDLHQKVVHGNATSLKSLLLNTDGSQNEPNVAGNRLSQNHANNFSGHCTRNQKRLYRAFALNRARAGLKKLPKWDDSRPVHAFWAPKRSCVASPERHPSCSVGQDDFMSQCGLVSSTSAVDIKANSEKHEDVNLDCQIVAVTGLVCDEPLQSPRTTRSLMSQLSRENAEAVRKRLSFCLDSEDQEGSESETLDSAAARRSVQVSLLAIDFSSPLGQRLKKHMKGDLVVPPITDIEQHCMTIPVLDEMAAKLRHRANEYPIMHRKRKGIVTGYCHTFKFNSAERREFLRTLKTGLNARSRRLLRQTKKSAVRLTRLRAEVIRYWTVKRRTIVNEEITIDDDLSIVQVDVPEHLFNAVRKMSVPSQRPMHYRDQPMDGKYFPSQEAYPMAYQSMAASGPRQLSSHSQMNHHLSYSYPSSSSSGPVPQFLVKQVSKNWTENGQESQKLVFVPLAEAGHSQHPNVSVRNMAGGSTQRPFPKSSSGIKKSLPRHLRPCPKSQRKRQPDREDSGEEFVIETASSSSDEDHDSSVRCKTSENQESGVYPLSLSRAREMVSSSSWGMADRPVPQMLHVANSTSAGVPVSGLMPFPTGMVPVSPWEHHMEPLSGGGLKPLGRGLSSTTESVDQHAELRKHLTMFTSGSTAASSLLKPVDEEAEDNRSLTGVNMSRDGVPHHSAGGVHRAGDYHKQHAAATSSRHVAPVQPNFLQIPPDLPKLYDSSQRDHQSRPQHTGHQALASSSHVNSKPPLLQGPSQLPVSNQSLKQQQALAKNSSGAHHPNILRGPGKMQSAAGVAASTVSGGKTSVVNKMCNVETKLSSSNKVRSSSDWTVIRASDDDVVEVICIDDDD